The genomic region TGCAAACATTTCGAACATTGACGCGACTGCGGCGTTCGCGCCAGAGCGCCGCATTTTGGACAGAGATTTAAGAGCTTCTGCCCATGCTTCTGCAATAACCGATCTTTCACTCTCGCAAGGAAGGCGCTGTCTCCGTCTTTAAGCATCTCTTCGATCGCTGGCTGAAGCAGTCGTTTTGCTCGGTTTTCTCCCTTGATGCGCTCACGCTTCACGGTAAAACTATAAGCGTATTGCAGCATCGCCAAGTAGTGCGCCGTTGCTCGTTCGTCCTCCGACATTAACTCCCGGCATGTCTGAAAAATGTGCCATGTCGCCGGCTCGACAGTCATCGTTGCCTCATGCAAAGTTCCCTGACTCGTGTGGCGCAGTCTTAAGAGAAAATTCTTTTCAGCATCGCGTTCATATTCGTCCGCTATTTCCATAAGTCTTCCGTTTTAAAAGCGTCGTCCCTTGACATCCTTACCCGCGCGGCAAGCCGCGCAACAACTCCGCCGCCGTCTCCAGCGTCTCTGGCTTCTTGCAATAGCAAAACCTCACCTTCGTGCGCCCAAACGCCGGATCGCGGTAGAAGCTGCTGCCGGGGATGACGGCGACGCGGCGACGCCCGGCCTTCCCACTGTGGAGGGCCGGGCGTTTTTGTTATTGCGGGTTGATGATGAGAGCGTTGTGCGGCAAGACCGCGTGTATCCCTTGCACCCCATTTACTATTTGGGTCACTCTCATGTCAACAACCAGACTCGCGAGCGCCAGCGCGTCCCGCCGTTCGAGTCCATACTGTTCCATCATCACTTCTAACATCGCTTCTAAGGCGTGGAACCCCGCTTCATCTAAATCCTCATGTAAACCAAGGGTAATGAACGCCTCTGGAGTGCGAGCACGGGGCGTCGTTATCCGCAAATCGTCCCGAATGTTGAACGTGAGTGTGACTCGTTCCATTGGACACTCAATGGCCGTGACACACACTTCCCCGTCCCCTTGCACCGCGTACCCGTCCCCGACAGAGAACAAACCACCATCCACGGCAATTGGCAAATACAGAGTGCTTCCCGCCGTCAGTTCCTTGCAGTCCAGATTACCGCCAGTCGTGCGGGGCGGTGAAGTGGAATGGAGCCCCGGTTCATCGGGCGGCATCCCCATCACGCCCATGAAGGGACGGAGTTTGACTTCATGCCCATATTGGTTGCGGCCGGTCATGTTGTCTCCGTCCAGCGCCCAAAGATGCATGATTTCTTCCCCGTCGGCCAAACCTAATCTCTGGTTGACCGGATGAGGCCAGCCGGTCGCAGAAGTCCAACCCCATGCGCCGACGGATACCTCTTGGATTCCAACTTCCAATGTCATGCCGGGCCGTGCGCCGCGTATGGCAATAGGGCCGCAGAGACAGTGACCATTGTCAGAACCGTCTGTGCGGCGCGACTCAAACTTGCGCGGCCTTTCGCTGATGTTGGTGGAACGTCGTGGCTCCACGTTCCAGGCAGCATCCAGCGTGCGGTACAGGACCGTATCGCCCGGTTCAATGATCAGGACGGGCGCAAAATCACGCGAGAACGCGCCGTGTAAAGTTTCCCGCGTTGGTTCTATCGTGTATGTGGTCATTGTTCGGCTGTCCCCTTCAGCGCGTAAGTTCGCCAAATATCATGGTTATCCACCTAGAACGTGAGACGATCAATCACCCCCGTCCGACAACTCGATTCGTGTCTAAATTTATGGGGCCATCATAGTTTCAGACGAATTATCTGCCCCGCAAGCCGCGCAGCAGCCTCGCGGCCGTCTCCAGCGTCTCCGGCTTCTTGCAATAACAAAATCTCACCTTAGTACGACCGAGCGTCGGATCGCGGTAGAAGCTGCTGCCGGGGACGACGGCGACGCCGTGTTCTTCGATCAGCCAGTGGGTGAAGGCGATGTCGTTGTCCCAGTCGAGGCCGGCGATGTCGGTCATGATGTAGTAGGCACCGTGCGGGTCGTAGACGCGGAAGCCGGTTTCGCGCAGGACGTTTGCCAGGAAGTCGCGCTTTTCTCGGTAGAGGTTGGTGAGGCGAGCGTAGTACTCGTCGGGGAAGGTCAGGGCGAGGGCGGCGCCTTCTTGCAGGGGCGCGGCGGCGCCGACGGTGAGGAAGTCGTGGACTTTGCGGATGGCGTTGGTGGCTTCGGGCGGCGCGATCAACCAGATGTTATGTACAGTTAAAGAAACGCACGTTGAAGTTCTACCCCGAGCCACCCTTGACCTCTCATAAGATTAGCAGCCCTGCAGGGAGGACCATCGTTACCAATAATCCTCCCTACGTGGCATACAAATCAAATATTACGAAAACGGCAAGTCACAAAGTACATCCTCAATCGACTTTAAATGAAATCTACCCCACTACTAGATCCTTGATTAGAGCATACACAGGGAAATAAGGCTCAATTTATCTCCTTATGCCAACACGACTAGAATCAAGCTTGCTTATTCTAATCCTTCCAAACAAGTAAAAGTAGAGTGTATACATACTCGTTGGACACACGCCGGCTTTCTTCCACAATCGTCGATTCATCGTCTATACCCTCACACCACATCTCTGCTGGCCATTCAGCTTTCGACTGACATGGCCATTCTTCATTTGCAAACAATTGGGAAGCCAATGAATCAGGATGTAGTTGTTTTGGAATGAAGGCTTGAAAGAATGGAGATCTTACCGTCCATTGTATGGCTCCCAACTTCGACACAACGAGTGCACATCCCCAATTCGATGCTCTTACTAACCGGCGAAGAGATGCAAGCAATGAGACTTCATATTCCTCACAGAGCTCATCCGCCGCCGCAAGCGAGGGAAGCGTCGCGCCAAAGTTACTCGGCAGAAGTGCAGACGGCATCAAGAGCAACGAGCTGAACACATTTGCCTGCATTTCGGCTCCAGCATCGAAGTCGTCAAGCTGGCTACTACTATCCTTGTAGAGCGCCTGCCCGGAATGAAGCACGGCATGCCCAATCTCATGTCCGAAGGTGAATCGCCGGCGGCGCTCATCTAAGACAGATGAGTTCAACAATATGATCCCGGCTTCTCCATTGGTTATAAGACAGCCGTCTAATGGGTCGAGAGGAACGTTTTGAACAATGAGGCAAAGTCGCTGGGCAAGAACGCTCAGATCTACTGGAGCGCTAAGATCGTCCATCAGGGCGATTGTTTCACCAATTTTTTTCTCTAAGGTGCTTTCCAGAAGCTTTAAATTTGCCTCATTTGTGTAAAGCAATGCTTTCGATGTTACCGTAAGTCCAGATCCACGGTTCATCACAGCACTGCCTAAAAAAGGTTTTGATGGCGCCCAGGATGCCGGTCCGAGCGTCGCGATTATCTTTTCGGCTCCATGGACGAAATCTGAGGACATCGTCGCCCACTCAGTACTAATAAGTTCGTTTATTCGGAGCACTAATCGACGTCTTACCAGCACTTGTGAAATCTTGGCAAGTGTGTCATCCAGGAGCTTATCCGAGATATGATCGTCGCAATGATACGCTACGACATTCTCAACACCATAGATTGCCTCCATGAGCCCTTCACGTTCGGTCTGAGGACATCGAGCAGCAAACTCATCGGGCTTTGGCGCCATCCGTCCGGAAAGGCGACTATCGATATACTCGTCAAGCAGCTGTGCGGCTCGTGTCTCTGGACGTTCTTTACTCACAATAATCCTCGCCAATTCACAGTATCAGCGCTTCGCTTGAGTGCCGTGCTATACCCCTTCATCACGGCGCCTCTGATAAGCTTTACGCATTATCCGCTTTTGGAAGCTTTCCGCATCAGCTGGCGTCATCGCAAGGCGCTCAGCACATTCGCGTACTGATAGGCGCTCCCAAAATCGAAGATGAATGAACTCACGCTCGGCTTCCTCAAGACAAGACACCACCTCATCTACTACAAGACGCCGATACGCCTCTTCCTGCGGATCATCTTCCGCAGATGGCTCCGGCTGTAGCTCAATATCGTCAGTGCGATGCCGACAATCAGCCCGTACCTGCTCACGCCAAACATTTCGAGCTATACCACATAGCCACGTGTAAAACGTACTATCGCCACGAAATGTGTCAATCTTCTGTACGGCGCGCAACATTGCGCCAGACAACACTTCGTCAACGGTCAGTGGAATATTCGTCAGATCCTTGCAAATAAACCCACGCACCTTGCCCATAAGGATGCGAAACTCCTCCCGGTCCGGTTGGAGTCCCTCCCTTAATTGAGCTACGACCGCTTCATCCGGATCGGCGTCGCGCATTCTGACCATGTCGTATTCTGATCCCCAATGATACGGTTCAAGCAGTTAGTGGCAAATAAGGCTTGCTTTTGCCATGAAAAAAAAATTATTGTCACGGCAATTCTGACGATCTGCGATCACTAACTCATGACGGCGAAAAACAACAGCGGGTCACCACAGCCGTCAGAAGTGTGATCCAACAGGACATAATTATGACACAAGTAGACACCATTCAGCTTATCCTTCGCGGCGAGGGAATCACCGGAAACCGCTCTATAACCCCTCTCCTGTCGGCTTT from Capsulimonas corticalis harbors:
- a CDS encoding aminotransferase class I/II-fold pyridoxal phosphate-dependent enzyme; the protein is MARGRTSTCVSLTVHNIWLIAPPEATNAIRKVHDFLTVGAAAPLQEGAALALTFPDEYYARLTNLYREKRDFLANVLRETGFRVYDPHGAYYIMTDIAGLDWDNDIAFTHWLIEEHGVAVVPGSSFYRDPTLGRTKVRFCYCKKPETLETAARLLRGLRGR
- a CDS encoding acetamidase/formamidase family protein, which gives rise to MTTYTIEPTRETLHGAFSRDFAPVLIIEPGDTVLYRTLDAAWNVEPRRSTNISERPRKFESRRTDGSDNGHCLCGPIAIRGARPGMTLEVGIQEVSVGAWGWTSATGWPHPVNQRLGLADGEEIMHLWALDGDNMTGRNQYGHEVKLRPFMGVMGMPPDEPGLHSTSPPRTTGGNLDCKELTAGSTLYLPIAVDGGLFSVGDGYAVQGDGEVCVTAIECPMERVTLTFNIRDDLRITTPRARTPEAFITLGLHEDLDEAGFHALEAMLEVMMEQYGLERRDALALASLVVDMRVTQIVNGVQGIHAVLPHNALIINPQ
- a CDS encoding ImmA/IrrE family metallo-endopeptidase gives rise to the protein MSKERPETRAAQLLDEYIDSRLSGRMAPKPDEFAARCPQTEREGLMEAIYGVENVVAYHCDDHISDKLLDDTLAKISQVLVRRRLVLRINELISTEWATMSSDFVHGAEKIIATLGPASWAPSKPFLGSAVMNRGSGLTVTSKALLYTNEANLKLLESTLEKKIGETIALMDDLSAPVDLSVLAQRLCLIVQNVPLDPLDGCLITNGEAGIILLNSSVLDERRRRFTFGHEIGHAVLHSGQALYKDSSSQLDDFDAGAEMQANVFSSLLLMPSALLPSNFGATLPSLAAADELCEEYEVSLLASLRRLVRASNWGCALVVSKLGAIQWTVRSPFFQAFIPKQLHPDSLASQLFANEEWPCQSKAEWPAEMWCEGIDDESTIVEESRRVSNEYVYTLLLLVWKD
- a CDS encoding RNA polymerase sigma factor, with product MRDADPDEAVVAQLREGLQPDREEFRILMGKVRGFICKDLTNIPLTVDEVLSGAMLRAVQKIDTFRGDSTFYTWLCGIARNVWREQVRADCRHRTDDIELQPEPSAEDDPQEEAYRRLVVDEVVSCLEEAEREFIHLRFWERLSVRECAERLAMTPADAESFQKRIMRKAYQRRRDEGV